The following coding sequences lie in one Arachis ipaensis cultivar K30076 chromosome B03, Araip1.1, whole genome shotgun sequence genomic window:
- the LOC107632644 gene encoding uncharacterized protein LOC107632644: MANTEENPDPQLTFRIDALTSILTKIQRLDDMDSRINSFSPKQKAQSRESVHNDSTESEEEPSSKSRPHRHSADVDSNLNAIKMRIPEFKGRSDPEAYLEWERKVELLFQCHNYSDVKKVRLAAVEFSNYALVWWAELDKQRRRNDKPPILSWEKMKKVMRQRSVPSYYYRELHQWLQRLYQGSKSVDEYHKEMEMLLIQANIEEESEATMARFLSGLNRDIANTVEHPPYVTMEDLVNLAIKVERQQKGKGLRNSTSRWDSRGANFGEKTGSKPTESKEKPTEQHRKTHTPNSTSKPPARHRDITCFKCRGLGHYASECPNKRTMVIKANDIFSESDNSDGFEDMPHADDATDNEDIVEYAVSGETLVTRRILNVQAKDDRLEQRENIFHTKVLLGGKVGLMIIDAGSHTNVASSTLITKLGLKCTKHPNPYKLEWLSDVGELKVMKQAHIQFSIGRYSDEVLCDVVSMQACHLLLGRPWQYDRKEFGDVFPDELPPGLPPLRGIEHQIDFVPGSSIPNRPAYRTNPEETKELQRQVEDLLAKGFVRESMSPCAVPVLLVPKKDGSWRMCFVISSVGIEVDDAKVKAIREWPTPQSVSDVRSFHGLAGFYRRFVKDFSTIAAPLTEIIKKHVNFKWDHEQEIAFNTLKELLCSAPILILPDFSKTFEIECDAFGIGIGAVLMQEKQAIAYFSEKLNGSRLNYSTYDKELYALVRALEMWQHYLLPKEFVVHTDHESLKHLKGQGKLNKRHAKWIEFLESFPYVIAYKQGKENVVADALSRRHDGFLFRGNRICVPTCSIRELLVLESHSGGLMGHFGVHKTLNILSEHFYWPHMRKDVEKFCAKCITCKQAKSKSLPHGLYTPLPVPMHPWVDISMDFVLGLPRTGRGRDSIFVVVDRFSKMAHFIACHKTDDATNIADLFFREVVRLHGVPQTIVSDRDVKFLSHFWKVLWSKLGTKLLYSTTCHPQTDGQTEVVNRTLGTLLRAVVGKNLKTWEDCLPFIEFAYNRTIHSSTGFLPFELVYGFNPLTVLDLMPLPLNWVWVHLRKERFPTQRKSKLDARGDGPFQVLEKINNNAYKIDLLGEYNVSATFNVSDLSPFDMGTNSRTNLFEEGGNDTCSERQQGHSKTQGQNGNFTLPEGPITRARAKKLKESFGNLAALMHIELHQVLTKEEWAILF, from the exons ATGGCTAACACTGAAGAGAACCCCGATCCACAACTAACTTTTCGCATCGACGCACTTACTAGCATCCTTACAAAGATTCAACGTCTTGATGACATGGATTCCCGCATTAACTCTTTCTCCCCTAAACAAAAAGCACAGTCACGAGAATCTGTTCATAATGATTCTACGGAGTCTGAGGAGGAGCCTTCATCCAAATCCCGGCCTCATAGACACTCGGCAGATGTTGATAGTAACCTTAATGCTATCAAGATGCGCATCCCAGAATTTAAAGGCAGAAGTGACCCTGAGGCATACCTGGAATGGGAACGAAAGGTGGAGCTCTTATTTCAATGTCATAACTACTCTGATGTGAAAAAGGTAAGACTAGCGGCTGTCGAATTCTCGAATTATGCCCTTGTCTGGTGGGCCGAGCTGGACAAACAGAGGAGGCGGAATGACAAACCACCAATTCTGTcttgggagaagatgaagaaggtcaTGCGACAACGGTCTGTCCCTTCTTACTACTACAGGGAGCTACATCAATGGCTCCAACGGTTATACCAAGGTTCTAAGTCTGTAGATGAGTATCATAAGGAGATGGAGATGCTACTAATCCAGGCAAACATTGAGGAGGAGTCTGAGGCTACTATGGCACGTTTCTTAAGTGGGCTGAACCGAGACATTGCAAATACTGTCGAACATCCCCCATATGTGACTATGGAAGACTTGGTGAACCTCGCTATCAAGGTGGAAagacagcaaaagggaaaagggCTGCGTAATTCTACTTCAAGGTGGGATTCGAGAGGTGCTAATTTCGGGGAGAAGACTGGATCCAAACCTACCGAATCAAAGGAGAAGCCCACCGAGCAGCACAGGAAGACGCACACGCCTAATTCCACTTCTAAACCTCCTGCACGGCATCGTGATATTACCTGCTTTAAGTGTCGCGGATTAGGCCATTATGCTTCCGAGTGTCCAAATAAAAGAACCATGGTAATTAAAGCAAATGATATTTTCTCAGAATCTGATAACTCAGATGGGTTTGAAGACATGCCACATGCGGATGATGCTACAGATAATGAAGATATAGTTGAGTATGCTGTTAGTGGCGAGACCCTTGTTACTAGGCGGATCTTAAATGTACAAGCCAAGGACGATCGTCTAGAACAGCGAGAGAAcatctttcatacaaaagttttgttaGGAGGTAAGGTTGGACTCATGATCATTGATGCTGGAAGTCATACAAACGTTGCTAGCTCAACGTTGATCACAAAGTTGGGGTTGAAATGCACCAAACACCCTAACCCTTACAAACTGGAGTGGCTAAGTGATGTGGGTGAATTGAAGGTTATGAAGCAAGCCCACATACAGTTCTCTATTGGGAGATATAGTGACGAGGTACTTTGTGACGTGGTTTCCATGCAGGCTTGTCATCTACTTCTAGGCCGTCCATGGCAGTATGATAGGAAG GAATTTGGCGATGTCTTTCCAGATGAGCTGCCCCCAGGTTTACCTCCGTTACGAGGCATTGAGCATCAAATTGACTTTGTTCCCGGATCAAGCATTCCTAACCGGCCAGCTTACCGGACCAATCCCGAGGAGACAAAGGAACTACAACGGCAAGTCGAGGACCTTTTGGCTAAGGGTTTTGTGAGAGAAAGCATGAGTCCTTGTGCTGTTCCAGTACTGTTGGTACCCAAGAAGGATGGCTcatggaggatgt GTTTTGTGATAAGTTCTGTAGGGATTGAGGTAGATGACGCGAAGGTGAAGGCTATTAGAGAATGGCCCACACCTCAGAGTGTCTCTGATGTTAGAAGTTTTCATGGTCTTGCGGGTTTTTATCGGAGGTTTGTTAAAGATTTTTCTACTATTGCTGCACCTttaactgaaatcatcaagaaacaTGTTAACTTTAAATGGGATCATGAACAAGAAATTGCCTTTAACACCTTGAAAGAATTATTGTGTTCTGCCCCCATTCTTATTTTACCGGATTTTTCTAAAACTTTTGAAATCGAATGTGATGCTTTCGGAATTGGTATAGGTGCTGTTTTAATGCAGGAAAAGCAAGCAATCGCCTATTTTAGTGAGAAGTTGAATGGATCCCGTCTCAACTACTCAACTTATGATAAGGAGCTATATGCCTTGGTGCGAGCTTTAGAAATGTGGCAGCATTATTTGCTACCTAAGGAATTTGTGGTACATACTGACCATGAATCCCTCAAACACTTGAAGGGTCAAGGGAAGCTAAACAAGAGACATGCAAAATGGATAGAATTCCTTGAATCCTTTCCGTACGTAATTGCCTATAAGCAAGGTAAGGAGAATGTGGTTGCTGATGCATTATCTAGAAG GCATGATGGTTTTCTTTTTCGGGGTAATAGGATTTGTGTACCTACTTGTTCTATTCGGGAGCTACTTGTTCTAGAATCACATAGTGGGGGTTTGATGGGTCATTTTGGTGTGCATAAGACTTTGAATATTTTATCTGAGCACTTTTACTGGCCCCACATGCGTAAAGATGTCGAAAAATTTTGTGCCAAATGCATTACCTGTAAACAAGCTAAATCTAAGTCCTTACCACATGGTTTGTATACTCCTTTACCTGTTCCTATGCATCCATGGGTTGATATTTCTATGGATTTTGTTCTTGGTTTGCCTAGAACTGGGAGAGGTCGAGATAGCATTTTTGTTGTGGTAGATAGATTTAGTAAAATGGCTCATTTTATTGCTTGCCATAAAACTGATGATGCCACAAATATTGCTGACCTATTCTTTAGAGAAGTTGTGCGCTTACATGGTGTTCCCCAAACTATTGTTTCTGATCGTGATGTCAAATTCTTAAGTCACTTTTGGAAAGTTTTGTGGAGTAAGTTGGGAACAAAATTATTATACTCAACTACTTGTCACCCTCAAACTGATGGTCAAACTGAAGTAGTAAATAGGACATTGGGAACCTTGTTGCGTGCTGTTGTTGGTAAGAATTTGAAAACCTGGGAAGATTGTTTAccttttattgagtttgcttataACCGAACAATCCATTCTTCCACTGGTTTTTTGCCCTTTGAACTTGTCTATGGTTTTAATCCTCTAACTGTCTTAGATTTAATGCCTCTACCCTTGA ATTGGGTTTGGGTACATTTGAGGAAGGAGAGATTTCCTACTCAGAGGAAGTCTAAACTTGATGCTAGAGGGGATGGCCCATTCCAAGTGCTTGAGAAGATCAATAACAACGCCTACAAGATTGACCTACTAGGTGAGTATAATGTTTCTGCCACTTTTAATGTTTCTGATCTCTCTCCTTTTGATATGGGCACAaattcgaggacgaatctttttgaGGAAGGAGGGAATGATACATGCTCGGAAAGACAACAGGGGCATTCTAAGACACAAGGGCAGAATGGGAATTTCACACTTCCAGAGGGCCCCATCACTAGAGCACGTGCAAAGAAGCTCAAGGAGAGCTTTGGGAACCTGGCGGCGCTTATGCATATAGAGTTACATCAAGTTCTAACCAAGGAAGAATGGGCAATTTTGTTTTAA